A stretch of DNA from Aspergillus flavus chromosome 3, complete sequence:
CACAGGTAGCCCAATAGCAAAGCCAAAGAACCAGCAACGAGTGCAACGGGCTTATTGGCATCAAAGGTTCCAGCGGCGGAATTCAAAGTAGCTGACGGACTGGCCGTGTTGGTTGAGCTAGTCGACGCAGCGCTAGCGTGGTGCGCATGGCTGGAGGCTATAGAGCCCGTAgagcttggagaagaagcaagaGGAGTGGCAGACAGGCTCTCAGCGGCGGTTTCGGAGGTAACACGGTAAACCGTTTTAGTGATCGTGTTTGTCGCCGTTGAGGTGACGACAACGTCCGCAGCGACAAGCTGGGTCGCAGCGAGGCAGAGAACGGATGCGATAGTGGTGACCTTCATTCTCTCGGCGCTCAAGCTAAATGACTATAAAAAGTCTGGTACGCGACAATAGAATGGCGAAAGACCTTTAGAAACtcgaaagaaagattggAGTTGATAGATATCGCAATGCAGCCAATGATATATCTGCAGAAAATCAAAGGTGTTTGCGGTGAGATTAGATCTGGCGCAAACTTGAACCGTCGCACATGCAAACGAGCTAAAAGAGTGGCGTTTGCAAAGGCAAGTATAGCTGATACGATTGCAAGGAGTGTGGAGAGCACTGCTCTAGGGCTAAAGACCGTAATGGGTACGAAAGGGCAAAAAGGATGTGCAGAATTTGCAGCAAGGAAGACGAGGGGAGAGAAGCCCTAAATACTAACGAACAACTAAGTTTGACAAACACGAGTTCTGCAGTGGCTTTCGGGATGATAGGCCCGTATTCCATGCAGTCGCTTCCCTTCGGCGAAAAGAATTCGGGGAACGACTCTCATCCAATGATGACCGTGCAAGGGACTCGGCTAGATGAGTTTACTGGCTATTCGGCGCTGTCAGGCATGCGCTCTTGCCTGGTGTCTCACGTCGCCATGAAAGATGGATAGCTGCCAGCATTACCCTTCGGAATCCACAGGAGGTGAACAAATCATCGTGTTTCCTTTCATGACCGTCGGAGTCAAAGAGCCACCCAAGAATAGACAGATTACAAAACTCAGTCTTCAAGGGACCAGCGCAGCGGCGAATGACGTGGGAGATCCGGTTCGGGAGTGTGTTGGCGATGCTGCGGTCGATTAGTTGGGGCTAGAACAAGGCTGAGCATTTACTGATTCGCTGATGACGGGCGGTAGGGCGCTCACTCTGCAGCCAAAAGAAATTAGCTTCGGTTCCTGAGGCGTTGGTCAGGCACCAGAAAATTCTAATCCCGTCGTTTAATTAAACCGAACTGATCCGTGACTCTTCGCAATTAGGGCTACGGGAGGAGGGGAATCACTGCCTCATAGGCCTCTTTTCGTGGCAAACAGGACGAGAAATTGAGTATAACAGGGAACACCACTTGGGAAAAAAATTGAAATGCACATACCTCTGGTCCAAATTTTGGTAACTCCTCACACAAGTTTGGCGTCTACTGTGACCTTGACTGTTTCCGGACTGTTTCActttcatttcattcttCAAACCCTAGACTCCCTGTTTGACAGCCCCTGTCTGTGAGACTCCATTATATTGAAGTAACCAACTGTCATTCATTCATGATTTACAAAGATACATACAAacatggtgttggtggtAGATCACCAGTAATCAACAGGGTATGAATTTTCTACTTCTGCTGCCTCATCTCTTAGTCAGACAGAATCCCGCCCAATGAGCTGAACTTTATTTGAGGAAATAATCATAAGTGTAAAAATAGTTTCTCATACTACCAGCGTAGATCGGCGAATGGTAATTATAGGTCAAGGTGCTCGACACTCGATCGCTTCTCCGTCCCATTCAGCGACAGTAAAGAGATCGACCGCTCGGCAGTTGGTCGCACCGGTTCCAAttccttggtcttggtgCAGATCCACGTCGAGGCATACATATTCACCCTACTTCAGTCAATACGACTCTCAAATATTCGGTGAGACTCAAACTTACCGGTCAATACATGTTCCCGGGAATCGGGCGCCGACACGTCGCGCAGAAAAGCCGTTCTCCTCAAAGTGTCGCACGTACCAGGGGTCGATACTAGCCGAACGGAGCAGTATACGACCGCCCATTTTCAAAGCGTGGTTAAGCTTCTGTGCTTGCACCGAGGCATCGCTACCCTCAGGGTCGAACCAATCCATCGAGTCCATGACCTAAGACGCATGTCAGTCCAGTCGAGCGTACTGTAGCTGATGGGGCTACACTTACCACGGCTATGGTTAGGCTGCCCGGCGTTATCCGCTTGATCACTTCGTTAATCTCATCGGTGTGGATACGAAGACCGTCAAAGGCCCCCGGAGAGGACAGCTTCACGTGCGCTTTGGGAGACAAGTAGGTGGGATGGCATCTGTCATGGTTAGTCAAGTCGCCATTCGGCGCGCCGAGAAAGCTCACCTTCTGGAGAATTGCCCCTGAAGACACAGGAAGTAGAAGTAATTATCGTTGCTGATCAAAGTGTCCTTCACGACGGGGTCTAGAGTATCCACAACATATTCCCAAATCGATTGACCGCTGATGTCCTTCGCCTGCTTCATGTCTTGGTTGAGACCGTTTCGCTTGAAGAAATCGTCGATGATCATGTTTCGCTGATTTCGGGGCACGCCTGCGGCCTTCCAAGCAAACCATTCGGTTCCGACGACAGCCCAGTGAAGAGGCTTGCTCATCAAGACTGAGCGGATACGCGGCCAGATTTCACGCTGTTCAGCTAGAGTCTGAGCCTCACATAATTTCTGGACTTGGCCCTCCAATCCGAACACCTTGAAGAGGTAACGGACCATCTTAATTGCATGGCGTGAGCCTCCAGTCTCATAGAGTCCTCGACTGTAAGAGGATGTGAAAATATGGGCATGCTCAAGCCAATATTGGAAAGCTTGGCTTGAGAGGTGTGGGCTCAGTCGCGAGATGAGAAGTTGGCGAAAGTCAGAGTGCTTTCCTTCGCCGAAGATCTTCCAGACATCACGGTGACCAAGGGCAATGAAGCTTGCAACCTTgagttcaagaagatgattttGGTTAGGGTTCAGGTCAACAGCATGCACGCGTCGTGGGCTCTTCTGGAGATAATCCAAGATGTTGTCTCCAGCACTGGTGATTGCCAGGATCACGTCGTCTCGTTGGATGTTAAGTAGACGGTGGTCTACACGAGGATCCTCCCAGTTGAAAGCGTAGATATATTCATTCTTGAACTGCGTGTGCTTGGGGAGCAGGTCGTTGTAGAATATCCGGTAGTGGTGGTTTTGGTAGAAAGATGATGGAAGGGGGAGGTTGGAGCCTAGGTTGATGACGGCAGATTCGTAAGCTTTGGAGCGTACCTCTTGTGCACTCAATTCAATGGCTTTATCCATCTCCTGTCGATGGTTGGCAGGGGCAAGGTATGGCGATTCGGTGAAGGATGCATCCAGTTTTTCAATGGCCTCCCTCCCCGATTGGCTGGAGGTGATGTCCTTCTGGCATCCAACGAAGATATAGTACGGGATTCCTCCGAGAAGGTAGTTCCTTTCGCTAGCCGAGACAACAGTTCCGAACCGATATTCTAAGTAATCTCTGCGGGCAGCCTCGAGACTAACACGATCCACATCAAACCAAGCACGCCAGAACACCCGGCCAAGCCAGTTGACATGACGGTTGAAGGCACCGCCGGTGTAGTTGCGGGACGAGACATCCACGATGCTTTGGACTATAAGGGGTTAGTCTTCTACAAGCTGCCCATAACACAGCAATTTGAGAAATGATCAAATTGGGAGGATGCATTGCGGAAGGTCAACATCGGGGGTACCAACCGTAGAAGTCACAAACTCCC
This window harbors:
- a CDS encoding uncharacterized protein (of unknown function-domain containing protein), yielding MSSLSSSSLGGVANRMDWLYVYIAGTAFLVCGLVAVVHLLSSQKQKADFNKNGGLFTYVKFIYATFLKPHDKSGNGQQDALESFYKTQAGAYDATRKRLLRGREDMLGLVAAQLKFKTENKELKAGKAVWVDIGGGTGYNIEAMSAFLPVNEFFSHVYLVDLSPSLCQVARERFERLGWKNVSVVCQDARSFRLPDADSVDPRTKSTPGADLITMSYSLSMIPDYYSVVDSLPALLKPSGVLGVCDFYVQSIVDVSSRNYTGGAFNRHVNWLGRVFWRAWFDVDRVSLEAARRDYLEYRFGTVVSASERNYLLGGIPYYIFVGCQKDITSSQSGREAIEKLDASFTESPYLAPANHRQEMDKAIELSAQEVRSKAYESAVINLGSNLPLPSSFYQNHHYRIFYNDLLPKHTQFKNEYIYAFNWEDPRVDHRLLNIQRDDVILAITSAGDNILDYLQKSPRRVHAVDLNPNQNHLLELKVASFIALGHRDVWKIFGEGKHSDFRQLLISRLSPHLSSQAFQYWLEHAHIFTSSYSRGLYETGGSRHAIKMVRYLFKVFGLEGQVQKLCEAQTLAEQREIWPRIRSVLMSKPLHWAVVGTEWFAWKAAGVPRNQRNMIIDDFFKRNGLNQDMKQAKDISGQSIWEYVVDTLDPVVKDTLISNDNYFYFLCLQGQFSRRCHPTYLSPKAHVKLSSPGAFDGLRIHTDEINEVIKRITPGSLTIAVVMDSMDWFDPEGSDASVQAQKLNHALKMGGRILLRSASIDPWYVRHFEENGFSARRVGARFPGTCIDRVNMYASTWICTKTKELEPVRPTAERSISLLSLNGTEKRSSVEHLDL